aagaaagaaaaacagtgagtGGAATACAGGAAAGGTGGACATTGGCCATGTTTTCAGAGAGCCCAGGCTGGCCCCTTCCAGTCTGCCCTTGCAGGGCAAGTCAGACAAGTTGCTCTTAAAGCAACAGCATGAAGTTTGATCCTGTGTCCAGCACCATGTTCTGAGTTCCTGGGGGTCCTTATCAGGGTTCATTGCCAGCATAATTAGCAGGGGGGGCATCTGCTGCCACAGTAGCGGCTGGTAATGCAGGAGAGGTCACAGCACCCAGAGGTGATGGGCACTCCGtcacagctgaggatgctgccaacatcagcagaggtggaggatcCCACAAGGGTGTTctgtgggaaggagctgaggatgggtccgggcagggtcaccatcACAGCAGGGGGTTCAATGACAACagtggagttctggcactgcctgacacagggctcgttgcagctgttggccagcgtGGGtcgggctgcagggctggcagggctggcagggctggcactggtcgtagcaggacatgtctctgggctggagatgcacctgggagagggggcaggggggaagcaaAACACAGGGATGCATGAGGAGCAGCCTGTCACCACACCATGAGGGAGCCAAAACCCATGCAGGACCGGGAGGTGGAAGCTGTGCAGAGATGTATGAGGGCTTCTTGGCCTCATCCTGACAGGACCCACCATCTCCTGTGCAGCTACTGTCCAGCCTCTTAGTCTAgaagccacctcactacagtcCCAGCTTCCCTCCATGGCTAACTTTCTCaccacttccctctcccacaACAAGCACCCACAAGATCTGCCATAGGACAAGGCTGGTGCCAGCTGAGAGGTCCATTGAGGTGAGACCTCCTTTTAGACAAAGCAGACaaggagaaggggcttcagactcacctgACTCCCAAGGagaaggaggcaagagaagtggatgagagagcgaggagctgggctggctttTATCATGGACCtttcctgccccaggctgccagAGGCACCCCTTGTAGAGGTGGTTATTTTCTGACAAGCTCATCTTGAATGCAAGACATGCCAGCTAATGCTatgggctgtgttttggcttcctcgattgcagcttttcatttcctgctttaTGCCAGGCACATTCCCCAGTGAAGGCGTATTTTGCATGACAGGATGAGAGGCCCAAGCATTTCCAGTGCAAAACACATCAGTGTGGGCAGAGGACTCATCTCAACATGCTGCAAGTGCCCAGTGAAGGACACTGAAGATAGACTGAACGGCTGGATTAgacaacacacatacacacacatacacacacacgaaTCTAGACATCCAGTCACCTGAGTTAATGGAGAAGACTCAAGGCACCCAGACAAAGGCTGTCTACACTGTCCAGGACCACTGCACAGTGTTGGACTTGAACAGAGTCCTCTTCTGCGTGTCCTTTTTGCAAGGGTTCAGCATGGCTGCGGGAAGACTGCTCGGCACTGGGTGAGAGTGGGAGATGCAGGTGATGAGAGTAACGTgcccagcttgagcccatctgcccacaccaaagccctttccctgctctctgtctGTCCCTGAGTACCATGGACATGGATGTGGGCTTTAGCCATGAGATGGAGGTGCTTGTAGGCTCTGGTAGGACAGCCTGTGGGTTCCCTTCTGATCGCGTGATGAAGCAAGCCATGCACACGTGACCAGGTAGGCAGGCCCTGCTGTGGGATTATGCCAGCTGGGGAGTGTAGAGGCCATGATCGCTCAGTTGCAGGATCAGTGTGTCCAGAAAGATGATTTGTCCCATTTACTGTGCACAtctgctgtgggatgggatAAGTCCTGTGTGTGAATTGAAGagcagggctctgttttggggccagccttgtttaatatctttatcaatgatctggatgaggggattgagtgcaccctcaggaagtttgcagacgacaccaatctgggtgggagtgtcgatctgctggagggtaggatggcccagcagagggacctggacacgctggacccatgggctgaggccaactgtatgacatttaacaaggccaagtgtcgggtcctgcactttggtcaaaacaaccccatgcaacgctgcaggcttggggaagagtggctggaaagctgcctggccgaaaaggacctgggggtgttggtagacagccggctggacatgagccagcagtgtgcccaggtggccaagaaggccaacagcatcctggcttctatcaggaatagtgtggccagcaggagcagggaggtgattgtgcccctgtactcggctgtcgtggtttagccccagccagcaactaagcaccacgcagccgctcgctcactccccctaccccgatgggatgggggagagaatcggaggagtaagagtgagaaacactcctgggtggagataagaacagtttaataattgaaataaagtaaaatagtaatgctaatagtaacagtataataatgataataataacaatgatacacgaagcaagtgatgcacaatgcaattgctcaccacccgccgactgatacccagacagttcccgagcggcgatcgctgctccctggccaccccccccccagtttatatactgagcatgacgtcatatggtatggaatagccctttggtcagttgggatcaactattctggctgtgccccctcccagtttcttgtgcgcctggcagagcatgggaagctgaaaaagtccttgactcgcataagcagtactcagcaacaactaaaaacatcagcatgttatcaacattcttcccctactaaatccaacacacggcactatgcctgctactaggaagaaaattaactctatcccagccgaaaccaggacagtatccaccccttattctataccatctacgtcatgcacaggccctcccctttccaatgtgttccaattaatcaccaccgctttccctatcttgatatacacacagatatcattcccttcgcctatggcccatccctctaaaatgtccattgagttcatttagcccatgactttgggttccatctgtcatcacagtctttcagagcaggagaggtggtgtgccgtgttggactgttgcatgctgaagtcagttctcattccaacatggtttcatcaaagttcattttcattaagctgggtaattcttactgcaataccattgatgtggcatatagcaatcataatatatagtattatatacttaatattaacctactgtattattatattaacatgcagttaagagataacatacagttaagagataacatacagtattataaagcaattaatatcatacaattcagttcattggctattttcacccaaaatcaagTCCCCTTcaggtacacattgggcttccccatactttcgcatcacccaccaagtgcacccaggttcttgagcaaaagcaatcccacgaatgggtttgcctttgccagagggggaagtaacccagactgtcctccccagcatatttttcatgtgcactacaggaactttatctccttctacagtacgtaaaagttttgattgggctgggccagctcgattggcagatctcctggtgttgactaaccaggtggcttttgctaaatgcgtatcccaatgtttaaacgtcccaccacccattgctctcaaggtagtctttaacaatccattgtatcgctcaattttcccggaggctggtgcatggtaagggatgtgatacacccactcaatgccatgctctttggcccaggtgtctatgaggttgtttcggaaatgactcccgttgtctgactcaattctttctggggtgccatgtcaccgcaggacttgcttttcaaggcccaggatggtgttccgggcggtggcatggggcacgggatgtgtttccaaccatccagtggttgcttccaccatggtgagcacatagcgcttgccttggcgggtctgtgggagcgtgatgtaatcaatctgccaggcctccccatatttgtatttcagccatcgttcactatacccaaggggcttgaactgcttggcttgcttgattgcagcgcatgtttcacactcatgaataacctgtgcaatactgtccatagttaagtccacccctcgatcacgagcccatttatacgttgcatcccttccttgatggcctgaggcgtcatgggcccaccgagctataaataattcacccttatgttgccagtccaaatgcacctgagccacttcaatcttagcagcctgatctacttgctggttgttttgatgttcttcagtggcccgactcttaggtacatgagcatctacatgacgaacttttacaaccaggttctctacccaggcacccatatcttgccacaatgcagcagcccagatgggtttgcctctgcgctgccagttgctctgcttccattgctgcagccacccccacagggcatttgccaccatccatgagtcagtatagagataaaggactggccacttttctctttcagcaatatctaaagccagctggatggctttcacctctgcaaactgactcgactccccttctccttcagcagtttctgtgacttgtcatataggtctccatacagcagctttccacctccgatgctttcccacaagacgacaggacccatcagtgaacagggcatattgcttctcattttctggcaatttattatacagtggggcctcttcagcacgtgtcacctcctcctctggtgatattctaaggttttttccttctggccagtccatgatcacttccaagtttcctgggtgactggggtttcctattcgagcccgttgtgtgatcaatgcaacccacttactccatgtagcatcagttgcatgatgtgtagaggggaccctccctttgaacatccagcccaacaccggcagtcggggtgccaggaggagctgtgcttcagtaccaaccacttctgaagcagctcaaaccccttcatatgctgccagtatctctttctcagttggagtatagcgggcttcgggtcctctgtatccccgactccaaaaccctcgtggtcgacctcgagtctcccctgctgctctctgccagaggctccaggtagggccattctccccggctgcagtgtagagcacatttttaatatcctgccctgcccggactggcccaagggctactgcatgaactatctcacgtttaatttgttcaaaggcttgttgttgctcagggccccatttgaattcattcttcttccgggtcacttgatagagagggcttacgatcagactgtaatttggaatatgcattctccaaaaacccacaacgcctaagaaagcttgtgtttcctttttgctagttggtggggacatagctgttattttcttgatcacatccattgggatctgatgacgtccatcttgccattttattcctaaaaactggatctcctgtgcaggtcccttgaccttactctgttttatggcaaaaccagccttcagaaggatttggactattttctttcccttctcaaaaacttcttctgctgtgttgccccacacaatgatgtcatcaatgtactgcagatgttctggagcttcaccctgttccagtgccgtctggatcagtccatggcaaatggtggggctgtgcttccacccctggggcagtcggttccaggtgtactgaacacccctccaggtaaaagcaaactggggtctgcactctgctgccaaagggatggagaaaaatgcattagcaatatcaattgtggcataccacttagctgcctttgactccagttcatattgaagttctagcatgtctggcatggcagcactcagcggcggtgtaacttcgttcaggccacgatagtccactgctagtctccactccccattagacttttgcactggccatatgggactgttaaagggtgagcgagtcttgctgatcactccctggctctccagtcgacgaatcaggttatggatgggaatcagggagtctcggttggtgtgatattgccacctgtgcacagttgtggtagcaatgggcacctgttgttcctcaaccttcagcaaccctacaatcgaagggtcctctgagagactgggcaaggtggacagctgtttaatttcctctgtctccaaagcagctataccaaaagcccaccggtacccttttgggtccttgaaataccctctcctgaggtagcctatgccaaggatgcacggagcatctgggccagtcacaatggggtgcttttgccactcattcccagttaggctcacttcagcttccagtacagttagctgttgggatccccctgtcactccagaaatacaaaggggttctgcccctctatagtttgatggcattaccgtgcactgtgcaccagtgtccactagagccttatactcctgtgggtctgacgttccaggccatcgaatccacacagtccagtaaacccggttgtccctttcctccacctggctggaggcagggcccctctaacactggtcacagtattcgctgttcacttcctgtaaatgtgaatcaaaagtcccctgatcaaggtcggaagtaaaattagccctcttactctgtctggggaactgctcactggaaactggagctgcaattttcctgggagaaccgccttttctaatagtttttccctgcaactcacgcacccgtgcctctaaggttgaggtgggttttccaccccactttctcatgtcctctccataatcacgcaggtaaaaccacagggtgccccgtggtgtgtatcctctatatcctctctcttgagcatagggacgttgacacctaatggctgagacactggtccgtgcaggtggggagtaggacagatcctctctgagttgttggaactcttggcacagtttttccacagccgagacacaggcccgtagggaggaagagagcttttcttcgtattcccggagttgtctagccacttcatccaccgttggtgcctcgtcatctttccaggctagcattgccaacgagttggaatacgatgctggtgcactccgtaccaccttccgccacatggattgtgtgcacctgacttcatctgggtctttgggtaactgctcatcattcaggtcactgtaaatcacctccagcacgcctaattccctcaggtactggatacctttctctacggtggtccatttgcttgggcggtataaaacatcctccttgaagggatgcctttccttcacgcttgacagaagtcacctccagaggctgagcggttttgccccttttccaattgctttgtcaatgccccctcccctggaaagggatcccagctgcttggcttccctaccctctaaatccaggctactggccccgttatcccagcatcggagcagccaggtgatgatgtgctcgcctggatgacgaccgaagtcttttcgcatatctcgcagctcactcagggatagggactCAGGGaaatcctggcttgtatcaggaatagtgtggccagcaggagcagggaggtgattgtgcccctgtactcggcgctggtgaggccgcacctggaatactgtgtccagttttgggtccctcaatacaagaaagacattgaggtgctggagcatgttcagagaagggcaatgaagctggggaagggtctggagcacaggccttctgaggagcggctgagggaactggggttgtttagcctggagaagaggagtctgaggggagaccttatcgctctctacagctccctgaaaggaggttgtagtgaggtgggtgttggtctcttctcccatgtagttagcgatagcaCGAGatgaaatgggctcaagctgcaccaggggaggtttaggttggaaattaggaaaaatttctttatggagaGTGTGGTGaatcattggaacaggctgcccagagaggtggtggagtcaccatccctggaagtgttcaaacaatgggtagatgtggcacttggggacatggtttagtctagtctacccgtgattgttttagtgtggaattggtagtgtaggttactggttggattggatgatcttaaaggtcttttccaacctaaacgattctttGATGTCTCTTCACTGACTGTGGGAAGAGTCTGTAGAGactgttagagcaggtccagaggagggccagaAAAGTGAACAGGGGGTTGGAACACATCTCCTATGAAGGAAGTCTGAGAGAGGTTGGGGTTGTTGAGCCTGGAGAGGGAAGGGCTCAGGGGAGGCCTTCCtgaggcctttcagtacttaaagggggcttataagaaagagagaaaaagatgttttgccaGGCTctgtagcgacaggacaaggggcagtggctttaaactgaaggagggtaTATTTAGCTTGTGTataaagaagaattattttccaaTGTGGGTGGTGAGACCCTGGAATATGTCACCCAGAGgtgttgtggatgccccatgactggaagtgttcaaggtcaggttagatggggctttgagcaagctgACCTAATGAAAGATTTCCCTGCCCATGGTGGGCGAGTTAGACTAGATGTTCTttcagggtcccttccaacccaaaccattctatgatttgatgAATTCTATGTATAGATGCATATTCTATACAGCTAATTCTATGAATTATGCCAGTAACAAAGATGGCTCTGAGGTTCAcccctgcagggcagggagttTGGGTGGAATAAGCTTCTACATGAGGATGTCTGGAATCTGAGCTGGTcccacagggctggaaggacGTGTTCCCTGAAGGGATCTTGATCCATTTTATTTACTAAGAATGAGGtgtaaagcacagcacagaagtcAGAAGAGAATCCCTCTCCCTCGAGAGCTCATTTGGGCAGCGTGCATGGCAGGAGCGGGGtgaaatgggaagcacaggttgaggcagctctgtgcctgccttctgcacagcagagccacaggaTTGCTCTTGCTCTGCGCCTGTAAGAAGtgaagatggagaggaagcaGCTGAGGGCCACACTGCCAACGCTGAAGATAATCACAGCCTTGTTTGCAGAAGTGCCAGCACAAGCCATGGCCAGCAGGGCTGGCGCAACACTGAAGAAGTGGCAGATGTGCCTGGGCCCACAGAGAGCCAACTGGGAGGTGAGTCTTGtatgcagagcaggaggcagggaacCGGCCAGCCATgtccctgccaccagccagATGCACACAGCCTGATGCAGGATGGCCCCATAGCACAGCGGGTTGCAGGTAGGCAAGCTGTGGCCATAGGACATGACAGTGTAGAGGGAGCAGTGCTCTCCGCCCAGCAGCTGGAAGTCCTCCAGCACCCTTGGAAGGAAGACACCGCAGAAGGGCTTTTGGTCTTCAGTCCTTCTGAAGGAGAGCAGCCTCCTTGTGACCTCACCTCCCTTCCACCCCAGAGCAACACCCGTCTCCTGTGCACCTTGGGGAGTGTCCACAGAGGGAAGGACCACATGGAGGCCAGGCTTGAATGCACCAGAACTTTAATGAGACTAAAGAGGAGACAGGCGATTCCTATGAGGCTTGCCTCGAGGGAACCTTGCTGCCACTGTGacccaaagcaaacaaagaaaaaggacagaaaggcAAGGTCGGTCAGCTATGCTGAAAACAACATCCAAAAGATCAATCCGGTGCCCAGCACCGTGTTCTGAGTTCCTCAAGGTGTCTCCCTGGGGCTTTCCCAAGCATCTTTAACAGGGgaggcaccttctgccacagtagCGGCTGGTAATGCCAGAGAGGCCAAAGcccccagaggagatgggcactccctcagagctgaggatgctgccgacagcagcagaggtggaggatcCCACAACGgtgttctgcgggaaggagctgaggatgggtccgggcagggtcaccaccacaggagagggctcaatgacgacggtggagttctggcactgcctgacacagggctcgttgcagctgttggccagcggggtcgggccgcagggctggcagggcaggcacgggctgtagcaggacatgtctctgggctggagatgcacctgggagagagggcaggggggaagcagaACACAAAGATGGGTGAGAAGCAGCCTGGttacacagtgacaaaggaggCAAGGTACTACTAAGAAGGGAGCTGGACactgtgccagcagccacagggtCTCCATTGCCCTacaaagagcagcctggcccagggaCGCTCTCTCCTAATTCATGAGCCAAAAGCCCCCACAGCCacatcccagcctctctctaaccagaccttctccccacttccctctcccatgaccagaagatctgaaatgcagcaaagaacAGAGCAATTTCAGCTGAGAGGTCCATCAGGGAGAGATCtcagtttg
The sequence above is a segment of the Pelecanus crispus isolate bPelCri1 chromosome 18, bPelCri1.pri, whole genome shotgun sequence genome. Coding sequences within it:
- the LOC142595336 gene encoding feather keratin Cos1-1/Cos1-3/Cos2-1-like; the encoded protein is MSCYSPCLPCQPCGPTPLANSCNEPCVRQCQNSTVVIEPSPVVVTLPGPILSSFPQNTVVGSSTSAAVGSILSSEGVPISSGGFGLSGITSRYCGRRCLPC